From a single Dehalococcoidales bacterium genomic region:
- a CDS encoding phage baseplate assembly protein V produces the protein MISPLEWLKNYLGDVTRGLERFCNRFYGTYPARVIDNKDPEGRYRIRATCPAINMPNPEDVPGGFWMRPSMNGMGDTPDGQITGVFHPPEEGSIIWVVFEWGDPQLPIYIGGTITTRQKSETFQSDDMENKGPTKRGIRTRAGHYLVFNDDPDKLEVAIVRGDGEGEPTPQFISFTKEGHTQITNKNGSTLYMNAEDDETTLQTVDKDGKVGSMLFLGVDKVTLMTKSGGAIAINGKDIVLTGDNVVTDCNKQFSASAGVVFLGKGASEPAIKGNAFALGWGLTHQHTTSAPGAPTTPGTTPPVMMYKELSSKVFIS, from the coding sequence ATGATTTCCCCGCTTGAATGGCTGAAGAACTACCTTGGCGATGTGACGCGGGGGCTGGAGCGTTTCTGTAATCGTTTTTACGGAACCTATCCAGCGCGGGTGATTGACAATAAAGACCCGGAGGGGCGGTACAGGATTCGAGCGACGTGTCCGGCGATCAACATGCCAAATCCCGAGGATGTTCCGGGTGGTTTTTGGATGAGACCTTCGATGAACGGCATGGGCGATACTCCGGACGGGCAGATAACGGGAGTTTTTCATCCGCCGGAAGAGGGATCGATTATATGGGTCGTGTTTGAGTGGGGCGATCCACAACTTCCTATCTACATTGGGGGAACGATCACGACTCGACAGAAGAGTGAGACTTTCCAGTCGGACGATATGGAGAACAAGGGTCCGACGAAGCGCGGGATACGCACAAGGGCAGGGCATTATCTGGTTTTCAACGATGACCCGGACAAGCTCGAGGTCGCAATCGTGCGCGGGGACGGTGAAGGCGAGCCGACTCCGCAATTCATTTCATTTACGAAAGAGGGGCATACGCAAATTACGAACAAGAACGGATCGACCTTGTACATGAATGCAGAGGACGACGAGACGACTTTGCAAACGGTAGACAAGGACGGAAAGGTGGGGTCGATGTTGTTCTTGGGTGTGGACAAGGTGACGTTGATGACCAAATCGGGGGGTGCGATTGCGATCAACGGCAAGGATATTGTGCTGACCGGGGACAATGTTGTGACAGATTGTAACAAGCAATTCTCGGCCAGTGCAGGAGTAGTTTTTTTAGGTAAAGGTGCTTCTGAACCTGCCATAAAAGGAAATGCTTTTGCTCTTGGGTGGGGGCTGACTCATCAACATACAACATCAGCGCCTGGTGCACCAACTACTCCAGGCACTACTCCTCCGGTAATGATGTATAAGGAATTATCTAGTAAGGTGTTTATATCATAA